Proteins co-encoded in one Papaver somniferum cultivar HN1 chromosome 5, ASM357369v1, whole genome shotgun sequence genomic window:
- the LOC113279837 gene encoding probable mediator of RNA polymerase II transcription subunit 36b has product MELLLAMMNCSRELSTPCCTYWCCLCCGVMDRSGRDLVNMAKKRINVIPTTEDAMHSSKYRIRMLVGMVDVIFSDVAQPEQLPATCRLQARILALNASYFLENGGHVAVSINANSINPWFQQRQSLHKSEETEARPVQAAEQVRLEHFERDHACVLVVTEYRIVLKTAKPVA; this is encoded by the exons ATGGAGCTGTTATTAGCGATGATGAATTGCAGTAGAGAGCTATCAACACCTTGTTGTACCTACTGGTGTTGTCTATGCTGTGGAGTTATGGATAGAAGTGGAAGGGATTTAGTTAACATGGCAAAGAAGCGTATAAATGTTATACCCACCACTGAAGATGCTATGCATTCTTCTAAGTATAGAATCAGAATGTTGGTTGGAATGGttgatgttattttttctgatgtTGCTCAACCTGAGCAG TTACCAGCTACCTGCAGGCTGCAGGCTAGGATCTTAGCTCTGAATGCTTCATATTTCCTTGAAAATGGAGGTCACGTTGCAGTCTCTATCAACGCGAATTCTATCAATCCATGGTTCCAGCAGAGGCAGTCTTTGCACAAGAGtgaagaaactgaagcaagacCAGTCCAAGCAGCTGAGCAAGTCAGACTAGAGCATTTTGAGCGAGATCATGCTTGTGTGTTGGTGGTTACAGAATACAGAATAGTACTCAAGACAGCCAAACCTGTTGCTTAG
- the LOC113283141 gene encoding F-box/kelch-repeat protein At3g06240-like has protein sequence MAMIEKWKFLPEGILMDILTWLPVKSVLRCRCVSKNWCNHFTNPDFIKIHTNHSNQLKHFSIILSKQKPTLYNSDEPYTASFPSLDYNITTSTFDMSVEYHCPFHYWKCYIRILGICNGLFCLRSDLELLCIWNPITNEYKKIAEIPDLPPQTQSVFSVPAHGFGYDCKTGDYKVVKIITGGSDRVSQVRVYTLGTDSMRALENIHYVFSLLGRANGVLHWLVDPCNRGENTIRVILSFDVGDEKFREMQLPIPLCGAPEGDKYYKTSIGLLDGKLCLSWYVSDGNVDVWVMQNYGVIESWTKLFTVSRLKEDIELLRPVQSFKNGDILLFG, from the coding sequence ATGGCGATGATCGAGAAGTGGAAATTTCTTCCAGAGGGGATTCTGATGGACATCCTCACATGGTTACCAGTCAAGTCCGTCTTGCGATGCAGGTGTGTATCCAAGAATTGGTGCAATCATTTCACGAACCCTGATTTTATTAAAATTCATACTAATCATTCTAATCAACTGAAACATTTTAGTATCATCCTTTCCAAACAAAAACCAACTTTATACAATTCAGATGAACCTTATACTGCTTCGTTCCCTTCTCTTGATTACAACATTACCACTTCTACATTTGATATGTCTGTTGAATATCACTGTCCATTTCACTACTGGAAATGTTATATTCGTATCCTTGGTATTTGTAATGGATTGTTTTGCCTCCGGTCTGATCTTGAACTGTTATGCATTTGGAACCCAATTACTAACGAGTATAAAAAAATAGCAGAAATACCGGATTTACCTCCACAAACTCAATCTGTATTTTCTGTTCCAGCACATGggtttggttacgattgcaagacCGGGGATTACAAAGTAGTTAAAATTATTACTGGTGGGAGTGATAGGGTTTCTCAAGTTAGAGTATATACTCTAGGAACAGATTCCATGAGAGCACTCGAGAATATTCATTATGTGTTTTCTCTACTTGGAAGAGCAAATGGAGTTCTGCATTGGCTGGTAGATCCCTGCAACAGAGGTGAAAACACTATTAGGGTTATACTTTCTTTCGATGTCGGGGATGAGAAATTCAGGGAAATGCAACTACCGATACCTCTGTGTGGTGCACCTGAAGGTGATAAGTATTATAAGACATCTATTGGATTGTTGGATGGTAAACTTTGCTTATCTTGGTACGTTAGTGATGGGAACGTAGATGTATGGGTTATGCAGAATTATGGTGTAATAGAATCTTGGACTAAACTTTTCACCGTTAGCAGGCTAAAAGAAGATATCGAGCTTCTGAGGCCTGTACAATCTTTCAAGAATGGTGATATCTTATTATTTGGTTAG
- the LOC113279835 gene encoding uncharacterized protein LOC113279835 encodes MGKDMASRKLKNMGFPCTCNVPSIGRSGGLVLAWKKEIHLNVVSSILRGIYVTSTDSIHSKTCHNHFVYGEPNSTLRPSFWEQQCQQTTAPIDEPVFVIGDFNTLLGTEDKNGGLEVNDSDFEHLRNFFSTFNLHDPGFSGPRFTWSNMQQGPDLILERLDRCF; translated from the coding sequence ATGGGGAAAGATATGGCATCCAGAAAACTTAAAAACATGGGTTTTCCCTGCACTTGCAATGTTCCTAGTATTGGTAGGAGTGGTGGTCTGGTTTTGGCCTGGAAAAAAGAAATCCatctgaatgttgtttcttccatcttgagGGGCATCTACGTGACTTCAACTGACAGTATCCATTCAAAAACTTGTCATAATCATTTTGTGTATGGTGAACCCAATAGTACCCTCAGACCCTCCTTCTGGGAACAACAGTGTCAACAAACTACTGCCCCCATAGATGAGCCTGTCTTTGTCATTGGTGATTTTAATACTCTTTTAGGAACAGAAGATAAGAATGGTGGTCTTGAAGTTAATGATTCTGATTTTGAACATCTAAGAAATTTTTTCTCTACTTTCAATTTGCATGATCCTGGGTTTTCTGGCCCAAGATTCacttggtccaatatgcaacaaggtcctgatttAATTTTAGAAAGGCTAGATAGATGTTTTTGA
- the LOC113279836 gene encoding uncharacterized protein LOC113279836 has translation MATMNFWKDLLELQISDPTDSITTARLKTRLEYLYTLEELYWKDKSREVWLIEGDKNTPYFHRVTLFRRKRNAISWIKDSSNAILTDRDNIGNSFLDYFKNLYSSQPQQFQDEILNDLPVKFSAEDNDTLSLPFTAEEIKNVVFQMGGKKATGLDGFTGLFYQKHWNIVGEVVVDMTHTCFRTKHIVKVFNHTNIALIPKVPLAELVSQYRPIGLCNFIYKILFKTLANRLKPFMDNIISQNQSAFIPKRSISDNILLASEAIYSVNHNDKVEGTAAIKLDMSKAYDKLEWSFLEKVLRRMGLAENWIKLINQCVSTVSYSVLLNGSPTGFFQPERGLRQGDPLSPYLYIICAEALSSYIDSLQRNGTLKGIKICKISPQMTHLLFADDCLLFSSATTENLTVIKGYLQKYCLASGQEINFDKSGILFSRKIPEHRKALLGEKYLGTPTIFKASKIQTHMGILQAKLSPCTRWGLFSSQSTSADRWMPISANSGGLGFRKAELNNLAMLARNAWKIENHDCMLAKILKVRYFPRTDFLNAKCPDKCSWTWKCLHAIKELIKPFVSWIVGDGKFIDPWCDKWIPNLGSATPNPLTPQDPIIKVDHFIDKHTRTWNVSRLCTHFDDASIRVPHRVQLFLWKAAKNTLPARTVLHTRMPMHSVECARCKDPHENIMHTLVLCPFASKQWLTLWLLEQNSRLPDDAQQLFVAILWCLWTSRNNLVFQNVSENHKSAIERARAMLLTRKNTFVATLSNPIALNQKRMSPLVGWIKCNTDGAFDDISGDNGVGYVMRNSTSKASLCAAMVFEVSSAEEAKARAIWGVLKKAVEQKMTHIIIESDAKKLVEIIFGFQPRICNTVAHVLAQWAKRKKTSMYWSMLPAWLAPAVEGDY, from the exons ATGGcgacaatgaacttctg GAAAGATTTGTTAGAGTTACAGATTTCTGATCCCACTGATTCTATTACTACTGCTAGACTTAAAACTAGATTAGAGTACCTTTATACCTTGGAGGAACTCTACTGGAAAGATAAGTCTAGAGAAGTATGGCTCATTGAAGGTGACAAAAACACACCTTATTTTCATAGAGTCACTCTTTTCAGGAGAAAGAGGAATGCTATCAGCTGGATCAAGGATTCCTCTAATGCTATCCTAACTGATAGAGATAATATTGGGAATTCTTTCTtagattatttcaaaaatcttTACTCTTCCCAACCCCAACAATTCCAGGATGAAATTTTAAATGATCTACCTGTTAAATTTTCTGCTGAGGATAATGATACTCTAAGTCTCCCTTTCACTGCTGAGGAAataaaaaatgttgtttttcAAATGGGAGGTAAAAAAGCCACAGGACTAGATGGTTTTACAGGCTTATTTTACCAAAAACATTGGAATATTGTGGGTGAAGTTGTTGTTGATATGACCCACACCTGCTTCAGAACAAAGCATATAGTTAAAGTCTTCAATCATACCAACATAGCTCTTATTCCCAAAGTTCCTCTAGCTGAATTAGTCAGTCAATACAGACCCATAGGATTATGtaatttcatttacaaaattcTTTTCAAAACTCTTGCTAACAGGCTTAAACCCTTTATGGATAACATCATATCCCAAAACCAAAGTGCCTTCATacctaagaggagtatttctgataatattctcCTTGCTAGTGAAGCCATATATTCTGTAAATCATAATGACAAAGTTGAGGGCACTGCTgccattaaacttgatatgtcaaaagcTTATGATAAATTGGAATGGTCCTTTCTAGAAAAAGTTTTGAGAAGAATGGGGCTAGCTGAAAATTGGATTAAACTCATAAATCAGTGTGTTTCTACTGTCTCCTATTCTGTTCTTTTAAATGGTAGTCCTACTGGTTTCTTTCAACCTGAGAGAGGTCTAAGGcaaggggatcctttatccccttaCCTATACATCATCTGTGCCGAGGCTCTATCTTCTTACATAGATAGCCTCCAAAGAAATGGAACTCTTAAGGGTATCAAAATCTGTAAAATTTCTCCACAAATGACTCATCTActgtttgctgatgattgtcttcttttctcttcTGCTACTACTGAAAATTTGACTGTTATAAAAGGTTATCTTCAAAAGTACTGCCTTGCCTCTGGGCAGgaaattaattttgataaatctggtaTTCTTTTTAGTAGGAAAATCCCTGAACATAGGAAAGCCCTTTTGGGTGAGAAGTACCTTGGTACTCCTACTATTTTCAAAGCTTCTAAAATCCAAACTCATATGGGAATCCTTCAAGCTAAGCTATCCCCTTGTACCAGATGGGGGCTTTTCTCATCCCAAAGCACCTCTGCAGACAGATGGATGCCCATCTCTGCAAATTCTG GTGGTTTGGGCTTCAGAAAAGCTGAGCTAAATAATCTTGCCATGTTAGCTAGGAATGCTTGGAAAATTGAAAACCATGATTGCATGTTGGCTAAGATTTTAAAAGTTAGATATTTTCCTAGGACTGATTTTCTGAATGCCAAATGTCCTGATAAATGCTCTTGGACCTGGAAATGCCTTCATGCTATAAAGGAGTTGATTAAACCCTTTGTTTCCTGGATTGTTGGGGATGGAAAGTTTATCGACCcctggtgtgataaatggattccaAATTTGGGTTCTGCTACTCCCAACCCTCTCACCCCTCAGGACCCTATCATAAAAGTTGATCACTTCATTGATAAACATACTAGAACATGGAATGTTTCTAGACTCTGTACccactttgatgatgcttct ATTAGAGTTCCTCACAGAGTTCAACTCTTCCTTTGGAAAGCTGCTAAAAATACTCTTCCAGCTAGAACTGTCCTTCATACCAGAATGCCCATGCATTCTGTTGAATGTGCCAGATGCAAGGATCCTCATGAAAAcattatgcatactttggttctgtGTCCTTTTGCTTCTAAG CAGTGGCTTACTTTATGGCTTCTGGAGCAAAACTCTAGATTGCCTGATGATGCTCAACAACTCTTTGTTGCTATCCTGTGGTGCCTCTGGACCAGTAGAAATAACTTGGTCTTTCAAAATGTGTCTGAAAATCATAAGTCTGCCATAGAAAGAGCTAGGGCAATGCTCCTTACTAGGAAAAATACTTTTGTTGCTACCCTTTCAAATCCCATAGCTCTAAATCAGAAAAGGATGTCCCCTTTGGTTGGTTGGATCAAATGTAACACTGATGGAGCTTTTGATGACATCTCTGGAGATAATGGTGTAGGATATGTGATGAGAAATTCTACTAGCAAAGCCTCTTTATGTGCTGCCATGGTTTTTGAAGTTTCGTCTGCAGAAGAAGCTAAAGCCAGAGCCATCTGGGGAGTTCTCAAGAAAGCAGTGGAACAGAAGATGACCCATATCATCATTGAAAGTGATGCTAAGAAGCTGGTGGAAATTATCTTTGG TTTTCAACCTAGAATCTGTAATACCGTTGCTCATGTGTTAGCTCAATGGGCTAAACGTAAGAAAACTTCTATGTACTGGTCTATGCTTCCTGCTTGGCTAGCTCCAGCAGTTGAGGGAGACTATTAG